In the Thiovulum sp. ES genome, one interval contains:
- a CDS encoding Flagellar basal body L-ring protein FlgH (PFAM: Flagellar L-ring protein) translates to MRIYLVLPALPLFFGCAEKMKPRIDFAPPAYVEELPAQEEDLGEPSQGSLYGRGKVPLFSDRKAMSVNDIITVRISETASSSSTTQKNLAKSNVGALGGGLFAGNGVSSFNNLTNISMETSTDSAFTGSGSAVRNEQFQTTITARVIKILNNGNYFINGSREILVNGEKQIVKLSGVISPYNISAANEIESIYISDAKIEYFTQGELDQGTQQGWLARFFGAIWPF, encoded by the coding sequence GTGAGAATATATTTAGTTTTACCAGCTTTACCACTCTTTTTTGGTTGTGCTGAAAAGATGAAGCCGAGAATTGATTTTGCACCACCTGCTTATGTGGAGGAGCTACCTGCACAGGAAGAGGATTTAGGTGAGCCTAGCCAAGGTTCTCTCTATGGTCGTGGCAAAGTTCCGCTATTTAGCGACAGAAAAGCGATGAGTGTGAATGATATTATTACAGTAAGAATTTCTGAAACAGCAAGTTCATCTTCAACAACTCAAAAAAATCTTGCTAAAAGTAATGTTGGAGCTTTAGGTGGCGGACTTTTTGCAGGAAATGGTGTTTCAAGTTTTAATAATTTAACAAACATTTCAATGGAAACTTCTACGGATTCTGCTTTTACAGGAAGTGGAAGTGCGGTGAGAAATGAGCAATTCCAAACAACAATTACTGCGAGAGTAATTAAAATTCTCAACAACGGAAACTATTTTATAAACGGTTCTCGAGAAATTTTAGTAAATGGTGAAAAGCAAATTGTGAAACTTAGCGGAGTTATCAGTCCTTACAATATTTCGGCGGCGAATGAGATTGAATCGATTTATATTTCTGATGCTAAAATTGAGTATTTTACACAAGGCGAACTTGACCAAGGAACACAGCAAGGTTGGTTAGCTAGATTTTTTGGAGCGATTTGGCCTTTCTAA
- a CDS encoding carboxynorspermidine decarboxylase (PFAM: Pyridoxal-dependent decarboxylase, C-terminal sheet domain~TIGRFAM: carboxynorspermidine decarboxylase): MEISEIPTPSYVLEEKKLRQNLEILKRVSDESGLNILMALKGFAFWNSFPLVKQYLSGTSASGLHEALLGFEEFGDEVHTYSPAFNPNEIEKIAEISTKIIFNSFSQLQKHYDFVKSKNPNISIGLRLNPEFSTTKVDLYNPCSPFSRLGVVKSEFEKNIGNWIERIDGFHFHALCEQGIEDLVPLYREFESKFGNWFDKIEWINMGGGHLITRKNYDVENLISFVKEIKNERPHLQFYIEPSEAIGWETGFLISEVLDIVENGIKIAILDASAEAHMPDVLAMPYRPNVENDIKNGEFHYRFAGNSCLAGDIIGDYYFKNELQIGDKIFFKDMIHYTIVKNTTFNGLPLPSLYKIKESGEIAKIKQFSYQNYKERLS, translated from the coding sequence ATGGAAATTTCTGAAATTCCAACTCCCTCTTATGTTTTAGAGGAGAAAAAGCTACGACAAAATTTAGAAATTTTAAAAAGAGTTTCGGACGAGTCTGGTTTAAATATTTTGATGGCACTTAAAGGTTTTGCATTTTGGAACTCTTTTCCGCTTGTAAAACAGTATTTGAGTGGAACTTCTGCCAGTGGTTTGCACGAAGCACTTCTTGGCTTTGAAGAATTTGGCGATGAGGTTCATACCTATTCCCCCGCATTCAATCCAAATGAAATCGAGAAAATTGCTGAAATCAGCACAAAAATAATTTTCAATTCATTTTCCCAACTCCAAAAACATTACGATTTTGTAAAGTCAAAAAATCCAAATATCTCAATCGGTTTGCGATTAAATCCAGAGTTTTCAACAACAAAAGTTGATTTGTATAATCCATGTTCTCCATTCAGTCGGCTCGGTGTGGTGAAATCTGAATTTGAAAAAAATATCGGAAATTGGATTGAGCGAATTGATGGTTTTCATTTTCATGCTCTTTGCGAACAGGGAATTGAAGATTTAGTTCCTCTTTACCGTGAGTTTGAAAGTAAATTTGGAAATTGGTTTGACAAAATTGAGTGGATAAATATGGGTGGCGGTCATCTCATTACACGAAAAAATTACGATGTTGAAAACTTGATTTCTTTTGTAAAAGAGATAAAAAACGAGCGACCTCATCTCCAATTTTACATTGAACCGTCTGAAGCAATTGGTTGGGAAACTGGATTTTTGATTTCTGAAGTTCTTGATATTGTGGAAAATGGTATAAAAATTGCAATTCTTGATGCCTCGGCGGAAGCTCATATGCCTGATGTTCTTGCAATGCCTTATCGTCCAAATGTTGAAAACGACATAAAAAATGGTGAATTTCATTACCGTTTTGCTGGAAATAGTTGTCTTGCTGGAGACATTATTGGCGACTATTACTTTAAAAATGAGTTGCAAATTGGTGATAAAATTTTCTTTAAAGATATGATTCACTACACTATCGTGAAAAATACGACTTTCAATGGTCTTCCATTGCCTTCACTTTACAAGATTAAAGAGAGTGGAGAAATCGCGAAGATCAAGCAGTTTTCTTATCAAAACTATAAAGAGAGACTCTCTTAA
- a CDS encoding Flagellar motor switch protein FliN (PFAM: Surface presentation of antigens (SPOA)~TIGRFAM: flagellar motor switch protein FliN), which translates to MDELLTDKRKREEEQAQAQELEKSITRKRIEAIIKERATWMDYDNFLDMQICFSADLGETKLSLREILKLNKGSIINLQKPAGESVEVYVNKRIIGRGEVMVYEKNLAIRMNEVLDANGVVYNISKEQAR; encoded by the coding sequence ATGGATGAGCTTTTAACAGACAAACGGAAAAGAGAGGAAGAACAAGCACAAGCACAGGAATTAGAAAAAAGCATTACAAGAAAAAGAATTGAAGCAATTATTAAAGAACGAGCAACATGGATGGATTATGACAATTTTCTTGATATGCAAATCTGTTTTTCCGCTGATCTTGGGGAGACAAAGCTCTCTTTAAGAGAAATTCTAAAACTAAATAAAGGTTCAATCATAAATCTGCAAAAACCTGCTGGTGAGTCTGTTGAAGTTTATGTTAATAAAAGAATAATCGGTCGAGGCGAGGTTATGGTTTATGAGAAAAACCTTGCTATTCGTATGAATGAAGTTCTTGATGCAAATGGAGTTGTTTATAACATCTCTAAAGAACAAGCAAGATAA
- a CDS encoding cell division protein, translated as MTLIVREHISLIIALFTILFTLQVFFVIDRTIEIYEDTLKSNYSIIAVAKSQINPDIIKQSVFQVGKVEMIDPKKVIDRLRDELNKADLGALKENLPSFYRVFLKKYPSPAELSNIREDMLRVAEVSRVETYSKAHDQTYKLLILFKDISNVLLVAIFLVSGLLVIKEMRIWQFEHTERMNIMALFGAPIWMRSAVLFKVAIVDALVSSILVVATFITLDVNGWLHELFSMISIEVDIFEFFEDTTKLFTISIVISLFLALITVWKNRKVS; from the coding sequence ATGACACTAATTGTTAGAGAACATATCTCTCTTATTATTGCACTTTTTACAATTCTTTTTACTCTGCAAGTCTTTTTTGTTATTGATAGAACAATTGAAATTTATGAGGATACTTTAAAAAGCAATTACTCCATTATTGCGGTTGCAAAGTCTCAAATAAATCCAGATATTATTAAGCAGAGTGTTTTTCAAGTTGGAAAAGTCGAAATGATTGATCCCAAAAAAGTTATAGACCGATTGAGAGATGAATTAAATAAAGCTGATTTGGGAGCTTTAAAAGAGAATCTTCCTAGTTTTTACAGAGTTTTTCTTAAAAAATATCCGAGTCCCGCAGAACTCTCAAATATCCGTGAAGATATGTTACGAGTTGCTGAAGTTTCAAGAGTTGAAACTTATAGTAAAGCTCATGACCAAACTTACAAACTTCTAATTCTTTTTAAAGATATTAGTAATGTTTTGCTTGTAGCAATTTTTCTTGTTTCTGGACTTCTTGTTATTAAAGAGATGAGAATTTGGCAATTTGAACACACAGAACGAATGAATATTATGGCACTTTTTGGTGCTCCAATTTGGATGAGAAGTGCTGTTCTTTTTAAAGTTGCAATTGTTGATGCTCTTGTCTCTTCAATTCTTGTTGTTGCAACTTTTATTACCCTTGATGTAAATGGCTGGTTGCATGAACTATTTTCAATGATCTCAATTGAAGTTGATATTTTTGAATTTTTTGAAGATACAACAAAACTTTTCACAATCTCAATTGTTATTTCTCTATTTTTAGCTTTGATAACTGTTTGGAAAAATCGAAAAGTTAGTTGA
- a CDS encoding putative ATPase involved in cell division (PFAM: ABC transporter), with protein MYSDEQIFISARNLSLAYNEEEPIIIDASFQVRKGEFVFITGPSGSGKSTLLKSFYGDIKPTSGELVVTDTPITGISEKNLMNLRKHIGIVFQDYKLIKEWTIDKNVMLPLIVAGYSKRVSEAQVEKLLSHVDLYNRKGRFPMELSGGEQQRVAMARALSHNPAIILADEPTGNLDVYSSSVIWKLLAGANTQLETTIVVVTHDIPPQLNVDYTHYTLHDGRLIREDDYGMGARR; from the coding sequence ATGTATTCAGACGAACAGATTTTTATTTCCGCAAGAAACCTTTCCCTTGCTTACAATGAAGAAGAACCAATTATAATTGATGCCTCTTTTCAGGTCCGAAAAGGGGAGTTTGTTTTTATTACTGGTCCAAGTGGTAGTGGAAAATCGACACTCCTAAAATCTTTTTATGGAGATATAAAACCAACAAGTGGTGAATTGGTTGTTACTGACACTCCAATAACAGGAATCTCCGAAAAAAATTTGATGAATTTGCGAAAACATATCGGTATAGTTTTTCAAGACTACAAATTGATTAAAGAGTGGACAATTGATAAAAATGTGATGTTGCCTCTTATTGTTGCAGGATACTCTAAGCGGGTTTCAGAAGCACAAGTTGAAAAGCTCCTTTCACATGTTGATTTGTATAATCGAAAAGGTCGTTTTCCAATGGAACTTTCAGGTGGAGAACAACAGCGAGTTGCGATGGCTAGGGCTTTATCTCACAATCCAGCAATTATTCTTGCTGATGAGCCAACTGGAAACCTTGATGTCTATTCAAGCTCAGTTATTTGGAAACTTCTTGCAGGTGCAAATACTCAGCTTGAGACAACAATCGTTGTTGTTACTCATGATATTCCGCCACAATTAAATGTTGATTACACACATTATACTCTGCATGACGGTCGTTTAATTCGTGAGGATGATTACGGTATGGGAGCTAGACGATGA
- a CDS encoding tRNA (guanine-N(7)-)-methyltransferase (PFAM: Putative methyltransferase~TIGRFAM: tRNA (guanine-N(7)-)-methyltransferase), with protein sequence MPHIFIKDFDKKKFKDKIDSDEVSFHFIGKSLRWGENYSVLTSFRNIDMFLSIQKRDEKWLVKGDKNTRPSPNFPLHKAIETFGKFTKSEILFSNLNLKESQHIPQNSKLKTPQFFEEDFWKVKKNRVQIEIGFGSGRHILHRAKNEPDSFFIGVEIHKPSIEQVLKQIEIQGLKNIYLLDFDARLFLETLPSNSIDTIYVHFPVPWDKRPHRRVINPQFIVESKRVLKHLGILELRTDSENYFQWSLDLFLKEEKLKMELLKNQQIDITSKYEDRWIKLEKNIYNFRITNLDKSDSLRLVEELPLFYHRKREDFSEIKNLIGTKILRENWFISFVDIFEISETEFVFQIVGGSYNYPETRFLFTDSNKIEYLIRKPLEIEVNREIDKHLRELL encoded by the coding sequence TTGCCACACATTTTTATAAAAGATTTTGACAAAAAAAAATTCAAAGATAAAATCGATAGCGATGAGGTCAGTTTCCATTTTATTGGAAAAAGTTTGCGATGGGGTGAAAATTATTCTGTTCTAACTTCATTCCGAAATATTGATATGTTTCTCTCGATTCAAAAACGAGATGAAAAATGGCTTGTAAAAGGCGATAAAAATACAAGACCATCTCCAAATTTTCCACTTCATAAAGCGATTGAAACTTTTGGAAAATTCACAAAAAGTGAAATTCTTTTTTCAAATCTGAATTTGAAAGAGTCCCAACATATTCCGCAAAATTCTAAATTAAAAACTCCACAATTTTTTGAAGAGGATTTTTGGAAAGTCAAGAAAAACAGGGTGCAAATTGAAATTGGTTTTGGTAGTGGTCGCCACATTTTACATCGTGCAAAAAATGAGCCTGATTCCTTTTTTATCGGTGTTGAAATTCACAAACCATCAATTGAACAAGTTTTAAAACAAATTGAAATTCAGGGTCTGAAAAATATCTATTTACTTGATTTTGATGCACGGCTTTTTTTGGAAACTTTGCCGTCAAATTCAATTGATACTATTTATGTTCATTTTCCTGTTCCGTGGGACAAGCGACCTCATCGGCGGGTGATAAATCCGCAATTTATTGTTGAGTCAAAACGGGTGTTAAAACACCTTGGAATTTTGGAATTGCGAACTGATAGCGAAAACTATTTTCAGTGGTCTCTTGATCTCTTTTTAAAAGAGGAGAAGCTAAAAATGGAACTTCTCAAAAATCAACAAATTGACATCACCAGTAAATATGAAGACCGCTGGATAAAACTTGAGAAAAATATCTACAATTTCCGAATCACAAATCTGGATAAAAGCGATTCTTTGCGACTTGTTGAGGAACTCCCACTTTTTTACCATCGAAAACGAGAAGATTTTTCTGAAATTAAAAACCTCATCGGCACAAAAATTCTCCGTGAAAATTGGTTTATCAGTTTTGTTGATATTTTTGAAATCTCTGAAACTGAGTTTGTATTTCAAATTGTAGGTGGTAGTTACAACTATCCTGAAACTCGTTTTCTCTTTACAGACTCAAATAAGATAGAATACTTAATAAGAAAGCCTCTGGAAATTGAGGTGAATCGAGAGATTGATAAACACCTAAGAGAGTTATTATAG
- a CDS encoding undecaprenyldiphospho-muramoylpentapeptide beta-N-acetylglucosaminyltransferase (PFAM: Glycosyltransferase family 28 N-terminal domain; Glycosyltransferase family 28 C-terminal domain~TIGRFAM: undecaprenyldiphospho-muramoylpentapeptide beta-N-acetylglucosaminyltransferase) yields the protein MTFVVTGGGTGGHLTIAKALKEELVKRGHKAIFIGSSNGQDQSWFEDDSDFTEKIFLQSYGVTNQKGFGKLKSLFNIWTLSLQLRTIFKRNGVDAVISVGGYSSAPASIYSILSFTPLYIHEQNAMIGKLNKFIKPFSKAFFSSYEESSKIKDYPIGNIFFEKRRVREKIETVIFLGGSQGARFINDFAIKVAPELSDRGIKIIHQTGKLDFERMKRAYSNLNIEVELIDFHPKLSQFIEKSDLAVSRSGASTLWELSANGLPTLFIPYPHANNHQFYNAKFIIDKELGWLFPQKSVQPENLLEILNEDISEKSRKLLDIISPKGVEKIINYIEKDLRK from the coding sequence ATGACTTTTGTTGTTACTGGAGGTGGAACTGGCGGACATCTCACAATTGCGAAAGCACTAAAAGAGGAGCTTGTCAAGCGGGGACATAAGGCAATTTTTATCGGTTCGTCAAATGGTCAAGATCAAAGCTGGTTTGAAGACGATAGCGATTTTACAGAAAAGATTTTTCTACAAAGTTATGGAGTAACAAATCAAAAGGGTTTTGGAAAACTAAAATCACTTTTCAATATTTGGACACTTTCACTTCAGTTAAGAACAATTTTCAAAAGAAACGGAGTTGATGCCGTGATAAGTGTCGGCGGATACTCTTCTGCTCCTGCCTCAATTTATTCTATTTTGTCATTCACCCCGCTTTATATTCACGAACAAAATGCGATGATTGGAAAATTAAATAAATTTATAAAGCCATTTTCAAAAGCATTTTTTTCATCTTATGAAGAGAGTTCTAAAATCAAAGATTATCCAATTGGAAATATATTTTTTGAGAAAAGACGAGTTCGGGAGAAAATTGAGACTGTAATTTTTCTTGGCGGTTCTCAAGGTGCTAGATTTATAAATGATTTTGCGATAAAAGTTGCACCAGAATTGAGCGATAGAGGAATCAAAATTATTCATCAAACAGGAAAATTAGATTTTGAGAGAATGAAACGGGCATACTCAAATTTGAATATTGAGGTTGAGTTGATAGATTTTCATCCGAAACTTTCTCAATTTATTGAAAAATCTGATTTGGCGGTTTCTCGTTCGGGAGCTTCAACACTTTGGGAACTTTCTGCGAATGGTTTGCCAACACTTTTTATTCCGTATCCACATGCAAATAATCATCAATTTTACAATGCAAAATTTATAATTGATAAGGAGTTGGGTTGGTTGTTTCCGCAAAAAAGTGTTCAGCCTGAAAATCTCCTAGAAATTTTAAATGAAGATATTTCTGAGAAAAGTAGAAAATTGCTAGATATTATTTCACCAAAAGGGGTTGAAAAAATTATAAATTACATTGAGAAAGATTTGAGAAAATAG
- a CDS encoding Cell division protein FtsZ (PFAM: Tubulin/FtsZ family, GTPase domain; FtsZ family, C-terminal domain~TIGRFAM: cell division protein FtsZ) has protein sequence MSYNLTEVLSEEPNGAKIKVIGVGGGGGNMVDHMIRTGITGIELILANTDAQVLEKSLCENRIQLGEKITRGLGAGMQPEVGAQSAEESKDEIREHLEGADIVFIAAGLGGGTGTGASPVIARIAKELNALTISVVTKPFSFEGGRRRKLAEEGLEELKKESDSIVVIPNDKLLETVDKSVGMKDAFRIVDDVLSRAVSGASGIILKSGENDINLDFADLNTVMSHKGLALMGIGEAEGEKSAYEAIKNAIESPLLDNSSIDGAMGVLVHFSSHPDYSLIEIHDAMGIIHESADPDASIIFGTTTDPDLPKDFVRITLIATGFDKQGDVKTQTITKKDSPKTDPFISRTNRTPKQQPKPVSKPKPQQVEDSEAFESVEQKTGSLGGGTSNSSGYSSSSAERAFPTSHSSNGFPPRSGLGNGIGNRGSTFPTRKPSAPDSGFGRRGASIDSDHLDTPTWMRNKGNNR, from the coding sequence TTGTCTTATAATTTAACAGAGGTTCTTAGCGAAGAGCCAAATGGAGCAAAAATAAAAGTTATCGGTGTCGGTGGTGGCGGTGGAAACATGGTCGATCACATGATTCGTACTGGTATTACAGGCATCGAACTTATTTTAGCAAACACAGATGCACAAGTTCTTGAAAAAAGTCTTTGTGAAAATAGAATCCAGCTCGGAGAAAAAATTACTCGAGGTCTTGGTGCGGGAATGCAACCAGAAGTTGGAGCTCAATCAGCTGAAGAGAGCAAAGATGAAATTCGAGAACACCTAGAGGGTGCTGACATCGTTTTTATCGCAGCGGGTCTTGGAGGTGGAACTGGAACTGGAGCTTCTCCTGTTATTGCAAGAATTGCTAAAGAATTAAATGCACTAACTATTTCAGTTGTAACAAAACCTTTCTCATTCGAGGGCGGAAGAAGACGAAAACTAGCTGAAGAGGGTCTTGAAGAACTTAAAAAAGAGAGTGATTCAATAGTTGTAATTCCAAATGACAAACTTTTAGAAACAGTTGATAAAAGTGTTGGAATGAAAGATGCTTTCCGAATTGTTGATGATGTTCTCTCTCGTGCAGTTTCAGGTGCTAGTGGAATTATTCTTAAAAGCGGTGAAAACGATATTAATCTTGACTTTGCCGACTTAAATACAGTTATGAGCCACAAAGGTCTTGCACTTATGGGTATTGGTGAAGCTGAAGGTGAAAAATCTGCTTATGAAGCTATCAAAAATGCGATTGAATCTCCGCTTCTTGATAATAGTTCAATTGATGGAGCAATGGGAGTTCTTGTCCATTTCTCTAGTCATCCAGATTACTCACTTATTGAAATTCACGATGCGATGGGAATTATTCACGAATCTGCTGATCCTGATGCTTCAATTATTTTTGGAACAACAACAGACCCAGATTTACCAAAAGATTTTGTAAGAATTACACTAATTGCGACAGGTTTTGATAAACAAGGAGATGTAAAAACTCAAACAATTACAAAAAAAGATTCTCCTAAAACTGATCCATTTATCTCAAGAACAAATAGAACACCAAAACAGCAACCAAAACCTGTTTCTAAACCAAAACCACAACAAGTTGAAGATTCTGAGGCATTTGAATCAGTTGAACAAAAAACTGGTTCTCTTGGTGGTGGAACAAGTAATTCTTCAGGATACTCTTCATCTTCTGCAGAGAGAGCTTTTCCAACTTCACATTCGTCAAACGGATTTCCTCCAAGAAGCGGTTTAGGTAATGGCATTGGAAACAGAGGATCAACTTTTCCAACAAGAAAACCATCTGCACCAGATAGTGGGTTTGGAAGAAGAGGTGCTTCAATTGATAGCGATCATTTAGACACACCAACATGGATGAGAAACAAGGGAAACAATAGGTAG
- a CDS encoding Cell division protein FtsA (PFAM: Cell division protein FtsA~TIGRFAM: cell division protein FtsA) yields MDSGKKLLAIDIGSKKVCAIIAEVRDGKPRLIGAGVEKSSGLKKGSITNIEQASKSIKQAFEYAKRVAGISARDAVVSISGGAVIGIDSHAIFNIQSGEITIQDIEKVMKTSQYNLTIPPDYEVLHILPYNFKVDEQDYVEDPLGMNASRLEVFVHIITAPKSNVSNLKRAVELAGLEVSKVILDSYASYIATINSDERSLGCGVIDLGGDTSSFVIHAAGNAIRSTGFLGVGSDNVTNDLSMALHTPVHIAESVKITYGSLMFPYEDDLIEIPAIGDETSSHEVALNLVGKVVYARVQETLSILEEQIYNTGLRREIGAGFVLTGGLTKLEGVRELAGEIFKAPIRLAQPRDNIDGLFNDLRDPSFSTAIGLILHSTGEHTLYEFDSNWNMLYNNDSVDEQRGSSRVDLEDIGPGSYGVPKEQVIENPTPRKKQDFSKEARNTIPQGGRPSPRIPKTDLGGNQQVMRHPVENDLPGNYGDLSKINNMKTNTGSFGKPNTQNNQMSKIWQWINQIF; encoded by the coding sequence TTGGATAGTGGCAAAAAACTTCTAGCCATTGATATAGGCTCAAAAAAAGTCTGTGCAATTATTGCTGAAGTTCGAGATGGAAAACCTAGACTAATTGGTGCAGGTGTTGAAAAATCAAGTGGTTTAAAAAAAGGTTCTATTACAAATATTGAACAAGCTTCTAAATCAATTAAACAGGCTTTTGAGTATGCTAAACGAGTAGCAGGAATTTCGGCCCGAGATGCTGTTGTCTCTATCTCTGGTGGTGCTGTTATTGGTATTGATAGTCATGCAATTTTTAATATTCAGAGCGGTGAAATCACAATTCAAGATATTGAAAAAGTTATGAAAACTTCTCAATATAATTTGACAATTCCACCAGATTATGAAGTGCTTCACATTCTACCTTACAATTTTAAAGTTGATGAGCAAGACTATGTTGAAGACCCTCTTGGAATGAATGCTTCTCGGCTAGAGGTTTTTGTTCATATTATTACTGCTCCAAAATCAAATGTAAGTAATCTTAAAAGAGCTGTTGAGTTGGCAGGTTTAGAAGTATCTAAAGTTATTCTTGATAGCTATGCCTCATATATTGCAACAATAAATTCCGATGAGAGAAGTCTCGGTTGTGGAGTTATTGACTTGGGCGGAGATACAAGTAGTTTTGTAATTCATGCTGCAGGAAATGCAATTCGTAGCACAGGATTTCTTGGAGTTGGTTCAGATAATGTTACAAATGACTTATCTATGGCACTTCACACTCCTGTTCATATTGCAGAAAGTGTGAAGATAACTTACGGCAGTCTCATGTTTCCTTATGAAGATGACCTCATCGAAATTCCAGCAATTGGTGATGAAACTTCTAGCCACGAAGTCGCTCTAAATCTTGTTGGAAAAGTTGTTTATGCCCGTGTTCAAGAAACTCTCTCTATTTTGGAAGAGCAGATCTATAATACTGGTTTAAGAAGAGAAATTGGTGCTGGTTTCGTTCTTACTGGCGGTCTTACAAAACTTGAAGGTGTTCGAGAACTAGCAGGTGAAATTTTTAAAGCACCGATTCGACTTGCACAACCAAGAGACAACATTGACGGACTCTTTAATGATTTGAGAGATCCATCTTTTTCAACAGCAATTGGTCTCATTCTTCATTCAACAGGAGAACATACTCTTTACGAGTTCGATTCAAATTGGAATATGCTGTATAATAATGATAGTGTTGATGAACAGAGAGGATCTTCTCGTGTTGATCTCGAAGATATTGGTCCAGGCTCTTATGGAGTCCCAAAAGAACAAGTTATTGAGAATCCAACACCACGGAAAAAACAAGATTTTTCTAAAGAAGCAAGAAATACTATACCTCAAGGAGGGCGACCAAGCCCAAGAATTCCTAAAACAGATTTGGGCGGAAATCAACAGGTAATGAGACATCCAGTTGAAAATGATTTACCCGGTAATTATGGGGACTTATCAAAAATAAATAACATGAAAACAAATACAGGTAGTTTTGGAAAACCTAATACTCAAAATAATCAAATGTCTAAAATTTGGCAATGGATAAATCAAATATTTTAA
- a CDS encoding 2-amino-4-hydroxy-6-hydroxymethyldihydropteridine pyrophosphokinase (PFAM: 7,8-dihydro-6-hydroxymethylpterin-pyrophosphokinase (HPPK)~TIGRFAM: 2-amino-4-hydroxy-6-hydroxymethyldihydropteridine pyrophosphokinase) codes for MEITLSPTLSLHYTPHFPYSIPQRDKKAFKVLLSIGGNIGDTKNRFEKLFARMQRDRNIRILQTAPVLKNPPFGFLDQEDFYNSLILLETTIRPKTFLRKILYLEKVFGRVRTFKNAPRTLDIDIIFFDNFRIKSRDLVIPHRFWRERESVIIPLLNLGIPY; via the coding sequence TTGGAAATTACTCTTTCTCCAACTCTCTCTTTGCACTATACTCCGCATTTTCCTTACTCTATCCCGCAACGGGATAAAAAGGCTTTTAAAGTCCTTTTGAGTATTGGCGGAAATATTGGTGATACAAAAAATAGGTTTGAAAAACTTTTTGCACGAATGCAACGAGACAGAAACATTAGAATTTTGCAAACAGCCCCTGTGTTAAAAAATCCGCCTTTTGGTTTTCTCGACCAAGAAGATTTTTATAATTCACTAATTCTTCTTGAGACAACAATTAGACCAAAAACATTTTTGAGAAAAATATTATATTTGGAAAAAGTTTTTGGTAGAGTCAGAACTTTTAAAAATGCACCTCGAACATTGGATATCGACATTATCTTTTTCGACAACTTCAGAATCAAGTCAAGAGACCTTGTGATTCCACATCGGTTTTGGAGAGAAAGAGAATCTGTAATTATCCCACTTCTTAATCTAGGAATACCATATTAG